The Streptomyces collinus DNA segment CGTGCTCGACGGGGGTGCCGAGGCCGGCGAGACTCTTGGCGCGCGAGGTGCGGCGGCCGAGCCAGACCCCCAGGGCCAGTACGGGGAGCACGGCGACGCACAGGCCGGCCAGGAACCCGCTCATGCCGTCACCTCCGTGCGCAGTTCCTCGGGCAGGTGGAAGCGGGCCAGGACCGCGGCGGTGCCGGGCGGGACCCGGCCGGGCGTGGCCAGGGAGACCAGGATCATGGTGAGGAAGCCCAGCGGCACCGACCAGAGGGCGGGCCAGGCGAGCAGGGCGTGCAGGGGGGCGCCCTCGCCCGGGTAGCCCGCCATGGTCGCGGCGACGGCGAGCAGCGCGGAACCGCCGCCGACGAGCATCCCGGCGGCGGCGCCGGGCGGGGTCAGCCGCCGCCACCAGATGCCGAGGACGAGCAGCGGGCAGAACGAGGACGCCGACACGGCGAAGGCGAGCCCGACGGCGTCGGCGACCGGCAGCCCGCCGACCAGGACGCTCGCCGCGAGGGGCACGACCATGGCGAGGACCGTCCCGAGCCGGAAGTGCCGTACGCCCCGGGACGGCAGGACGTCCTGGGTGAGCACTCCCGCGACCGCCATGGTCAGCCCCGACGCCGTGGACAGGAACGCGGCGAAGGCGCCGCCTGCGACCAGCGCGCCCAGCAGGTCGCCGCCCACTCCCCCGATCATGCGGTCGGGCAGCAGGAGGACGGCGGCGTCCGGGTCGCCGGTGAGGGTGAGTTCGGGGGCGTAGAGGCGGCCCAGGGCGCCGTAGAGGGGTGGCAGGAGGTAGAAGGCGCCGATCAGGCCGAGGACCGCGACGGTGGTGCGGCGGGCGGCGACGCCGTGCGGGCTGGTGTAGAAGCGGACCACGACGTGGGGCAGGCCCATGGTGCCGAGGAACGTGGCGAGGATCAGCCCGTACGTCGCGTAGAGCGGGCGTTCCTCGCGGCTCTCGGCCTGGGACGGGGACAGGTCTCCGCCGCCGCCGCGGTCGGCCCGGGGGACGGGGGCGCCCGCGGCGAAGGTGAGGCGGGTGCCGCTGTCGATGCGATGGGTGCCGGCGGGCAGCTCCAGGCGGGTGCCGGTGTGCGTCCGGCCGTCGACGGTGCCGGTCACCGTGATGCTCAGGGGCCGGTCGAGGGTGAGGTCGATGCTGTCGTCGACGCGGACGACGCGCTGCTCGCGGAAGGTGGCCGGTTCGTCGAAGGCGTGCCGGGGTGCTCCGTCGCTCTGCCAGGTGAGGACCAGGAAGAGGGCGGGGACGAGCAGGGCGGTGAGCTTCAGCCAGTACTGGAAGGCCTGCACGAAGGTGATGCTGCGCATGCCGCCGGCGGCGACGGTGGCGGTGACGACGACAGCGACGATCACGCCGCCGAGCCAGTCGGGCGCCCCGGTCAGCACGGTCAGGGTCAGTCCGGCGCCCTGGAGCTGGGGCAGCAGGTACAGCCAGCCGACCCCGACGACGAAGGCACCGGCGAGCCGCCGCACGGCCTGGGAGGCCAGGCGGGCCTCGGCGAAGTCGGGGAGCGTGTAGGCGCCGGAGCGGCGCAGCGGGGCGGCGACGAAGAGCAGCAGGACCAGGTAGCCGGCGGTGTAGCCGACCGGGTACCAGAGCATGTCGGGGCCCTGGACCAGGACGAGTCCCGCTATACCCAGGAAGGAGGCGGCGGAGAGGTACTCGCCGCTGATGGCGGCGGCGTTGAGGCGGGGGCCGACGGTGCGGGAGGCGACGTAGAAGTCGGAGGTGGTGCGGGAGATGCGCAGGCCGAAGGCGCCCACCAGGACCGTGGCGACGACGACCAGGGCGACGGCGGGGACGGCGTAGCTGGAGTTCATGGGCGGGGCTTCAGCGGTCTTCGACGAGGCGTACGAAGTCGCGCTCGTTGCGCTCGGCGCGGCGCACGTACCAGCGGGCGAGCAGGACCAGGGGGACGTAGAGGCCGAAGCCGAGGACGGCCCACTCCAGGCGGCGGGCGTCGGGCATCGCCGCGAAGAGCAGCGGGAGCGGGCCGACGAGCAGTCCGAGGACGGCGAACACGGCGAGGGCGGCGCGCAGTTGGGTACGCATCAGGGAGCGGACGTAGGTGTGGCCGAGGGTGGTCTGCTCGTCGATCTCGGTCCGCGGACGGTAGTAGCCGGAGGCCCGGCCGGTGCGGCGGGGCGGGCCGGTGACGACGACGCGGCGTTCGGTGTGGTCCGGGGGCACCGTCACGTCCTCCTCATGAGCAGGTCGCGCAGTTCGCGCGTGTGGCGCCGGCTGACCTGGAGCTCCTCGGAGCCGATGAGGACGCTGACGGTGCCCGCGTCGAGGCGGAGTTCGCCGATGTGGCGCAGGGCGACGAGGTGGCGGCGGTGGATGCGGACGAAGCCGCGGGTGCGCCAGCGCTCCTCCAGGGTGGACAGCGGGATGCGGACCAGGTGGCTGCCCTTGTCGGTGTGCAGGCGCGCGTAGTCGCCCTGGGCCTCGACGTGGGTGATGTCCTCGACGGCGACGAAGCGGGTCACGCCGCCGAGTTCGACGGGTATGTGGTCCGGATCGGGTTCGTGCACGGGGATGCGCGGGGCGGCGCCGCGCAGTTCGGCGGCCCGGCGGACGGCCTCGGCGAGGCGCTCCTTGCGGACCGGTTTGAGGACGTAGTCGACGGCCTTGAGGTCGAAGGCCTGCACGGCGAAGTCCTCGTGGGCGGTGACGAACACGACGAGCGGCGGCCGGGCGAAGCCGGTGAGCAGCCGGGCGAGGTCGAGGCCGTCGAGGCCGGGCATCTGGATGTCGAGGAAGACGACGTCGATGGCCTCGGGACCGCCGGGGCCGGATTCCAGGGCGCGGTTGATGCGGCGCAGCGCCTCGGTCGCGTCGCCTGCGCCCTCCGCGCTGCCGATGCGGGGGTCGGCGTGCAGGAGGTAGAGCAGCTCCTCCAGGGAGGGGCGTTCGTCGTCGACAGCCAGGGCGCGCAGCATGAACCCGGAGTGTAGGGGTGATCCGTACGTCTGGACATGTGCCCGGCGTGGACGTATCCGCTGGACACGGTGCCCGCGCCGGGCGGGCGCGGGCGGCGGTGCCGGTGGATACAGTGCCCGCATGAGCAGCAGGTCCACGGCGTTCGACGAGCTCGACCGGAAGATCATCACGGCGTTGATGGCGAACGCCAGGACGTCGTTCGCGGAGATCGGCACAGCGATCGGGCTGTCGGCGACGGCGGTCAAGCGGCGGGTCGACCGGCTGCGTGAGACCGGTGTGATCACCGGGTTCTCGGCGACGGTGAAGCCGTCGGCGCTGGGCTGGCGCACGGAGGCCTACGTCGAGGTGTACTGCGAGGGCGCCGCCCCGCCGCGGCGGCTGGCCGAGGTCGTGCGCGACTACCCGGAGATCGCCGCGGCGATGACCGTGACCGGCGGCGCGGACGCGTTGCTGCATGTGCGGGCGCGGGACGTGGAGCACTTCGAGGAGGTGCTGGAGCGGATCCGGCAGGAGCCGTTCATCCGGAAGACGATCAGCGTGATGGTGCTGTCCCATCTGCTGCCGGAGAGCCCGGAGGCGGGGGCGAGTCATCCGGCCCCCGAAGGGGCTCCGGGCGGCGCAGCAGACGTGCGCTGAGCGGCCTGGAGACGCAGCGTTCCTGCGTGAACGCGCAATCTTTGTTTCTTGTCGCGCACCTCCTCCAGTTCCTACCGTTGTGTCAACCCCCAGTCACACACCGTGAGGAAGCGGAGGGACCCCTCTGTGCCCGACTCCCGTGTGCCGCGCCGGCGGCGCTACCTCGTCTGCGAACCCAGACACTTCGCCGTGCAGTACGCGATCAACCCGTGGATGCATCCCGGTGAACCCGTCGATGTTCTCCGCGCCCTGGACCAGTGGCAGGCGCTGGTCGACACCTACCGTGCCCACGGCCATACCGTGGACAGTGTGAAACCCGTTCCCGGCCTGCCCGACATGGTTTTCGCCGCGAACGCGGCGGTCGTCGTCGACGGCCGCGTCTTCGGCTCGCTCTTCCACGCGCCCGAACGCCGTCCCGAGTCCGTGCCGTACGAGGCGTGGTTCAAGGCGGAGGGGTACGAGGTGTACCACCCCGAGTCGGTGTGCGAGGGCGAGGGCGACCTGGTGCCGGCCGGCCGCTGGATCCTGGCCGGGACGGGCTTCCGTACGACCCGGGAGGCTCACAGCGAGGTGCAGGAGTACTTCGGTACGCCGGTGATCAGCCTGACGCTGGTGGATCCGTACTTCTACCACCTGGACACGGCGCTGTTCGTCCTCGACGAGGGGCCCGACGGCACCATCGTCTACTACCCCGAGGCGTTCTCGCCGGGCAGCCGTGAGGTGCTGGCCCGGCTGTACCCGGACGCGGTGCTCGCCACCCGCGAGGACGCCATGGCGTTCGGGCTCAACTCCGTCTCCGACGGGCGCCACGTGTTCATCTCACCCGGGGCGACGGGCCTCGCCGAGCAACTGGCCGACCGAGGCTACGTCCCCGTCCCCGTCGACCTGTCCGAGTTCCAGAAGGCCGGTGGCGGCATCAAGTGCTGCACCCAGGAGATCCGGGAGATCCGCTCATGACCGCACCCGTCCGCACCGAGGACTCGCAGGGGGCCCGCGGCTCGCGGGAGACCCGTGGCTCGCAGGAGCTGATTCGCGCGGAGGAGCCGGTCCTCGCGCACAACTACCACCCGCTGCCGGTGGTCGTCGCGCGTGCCGAGGGCACCTGGGTGGAGGACGTGGAGGGGCGGCGCTACCTCGACATGCTGGCCGGCTACTCGGCCCTCAACTTCGGCCACCGGCACCCGGCACTGATCGAGGCGGCGCACCGCCAGCTGGACCGGCTGACGCTCACGTCGCGCGCCTTCCACAACGACCGGCTCGCCGAGTTCGCGGAGCGGCTGGCCGCGCTGACCGGCATGGACATGGTGCTGCCCATGAACACCGGTGCGGAGGCGGTGGAGAGCGGCGTGAAGGTGGCCCGCA contains these protein-coding regions:
- the ddaH gene encoding dimethylargininase, translating into MPDSRVPRRRRYLVCEPRHFAVQYAINPWMHPGEPVDVLRALDQWQALVDTYRAHGHTVDSVKPVPGLPDMVFAANAAVVVDGRVFGSLFHAPERRPESVPYEAWFKAEGYEVYHPESVCEGEGDLVPAGRWILAGTGFRTTREAHSEVQEYFGTPVISLTLVDPYFYHLDTALFVLDEGPDGTIVYYPEAFSPGSREVLARLYPDAVLATREDAMAFGLNSVSDGRHVFISPGATGLAEQLADRGYVPVPVDLSEFQKAGGGIKCCTQEIREIRS
- a CDS encoding LytR/AlgR family response regulator transcription factor, with translation MLRALAVDDERPSLEELLYLLHADPRIGSAEGAGDATEALRRINRALESGPGGPEAIDVVFLDIQMPGLDGLDLARLLTGFARPPLVVFVTAHEDFAVQAFDLKAVDYVLKPVRKERLAEAVRRAAELRGAAPRIPVHEPDPDHIPVELGGVTRFVAVEDITHVEAQGDYARLHTDKGSHLVRIPLSTLEERWRTRGFVRIHRRHLVALRHIGELRLDAGTVSVLIGSEELQVSRRHTRELRDLLMRRT
- a CDS encoding Lrp/AsnC family transcriptional regulator; its protein translation is MSSRSTAFDELDRKIITALMANARTSFAEIGTAIGLSATAVKRRVDRLRETGVITGFSATVKPSALGWRTEAYVEVYCEGAAPPRRLAEVVRDYPEIAAAMTVTGGADALLHVRARDVEHFEEVLERIRQEPFIRKTISVMVLSHLLPESPEAGASHPAPEGAPGGAADVR
- a CDS encoding sodium/solute symporter, coding for MNSSYAVPAVALVVVATVLVGAFGLRISRTTSDFYVASRTVGPRLNAAAISGEYLSAASFLGIAGLVLVQGPDMLWYPVGYTAGYLVLLLFVAAPLRRSGAYTLPDFAEARLASQAVRRLAGAFVVGVGWLYLLPQLQGAGLTLTVLTGAPDWLGGVIVAVVVTATVAAGGMRSITFVQAFQYWLKLTALLVPALFLVLTWQSDGAPRHAFDEPATFREQRVVRVDDSIDLTLDRPLSITVTGTVDGRTHTGTRLELPAGTHRIDSGTRLTFAAGAPVPRADRGGGGDLSPSQAESREERPLYATYGLILATFLGTMGLPHVVVRFYTSPHGVAARRTTVAVLGLIGAFYLLPPLYGALGRLYAPELTLTGDPDAAVLLLPDRMIGGVGGDLLGALVAGGAFAAFLSTASGLTMAVAGVLTQDVLPSRGVRHFRLGTVLAMVVPLAASVLVGGLPVADAVGLAFAVSASSFCPLLVLGIWWRRLTPPGAAAGMLVGGGSALLAVAATMAGYPGEGAPLHALLAWPALWSVPLGFLTMILVSLATPGRVPPGTAAVLARFHLPEELRTEVTA